A portion of the Actomonas aquatica genome contains these proteins:
- a CDS encoding RrF2 family transcriptional regulator, with protein sequence MKLSVKVDYACRVLAQMARSFGTDELSHIEDLARIEAVPANYLVQILSELRNGGLIISKRGKQGGYALARAPESVTLYDIVRLIEGEVLDLNASGEGFSGAQVDAVWQEVRETLEAKCRTCTLEQMVNRSADEMYYI encoded by the coding sequence GTGAAGCTCTCGGTCAAAGTTGATTATGCCTGCCGGGTCCTGGCGCAGATGGCGCGGTCGTTTGGGACGGACGAATTGTCGCACATCGAGGATCTGGCGAGGATCGAGGCGGTGCCGGCCAATTACCTGGTGCAGATCCTGAGTGAGCTGCGCAACGGCGGCCTGATCATCAGCAAGCGGGGCAAGCAGGGCGGTTATGCCCTGGCGCGGGCGCCGGAGTCGGTGACCCTCTATGATATCGTGCGGTTGATCGAGGGGGAGGTGCTCGATCTGAATGCCTCGGGAGAGGGCTTCAGCGGGGCGCAGGTGGATGCGGTGTGGCAGGAGGTGCGGGAGACCTTGGAAGCGAAGTGTCGGACGTGCACCTTGGAGCAAATGGTGAATCGTAGCGCCGATGAAATGTATTACATCTAG
- a CDS encoding zinc ribbon domain-containing protein, which produces MRHPAIEPILVLQDREQARRGLVHQIEAIPGDVGRVQAKIDAEKAAIETAKTEWRELETKKKLLETEIGTAEDKLAKYKTQQSLVKKNDEYQALGQEIESMEGKIGELEGQELEIMYAIDAAKERFNAAETSLKENISGHEEKIAVLRERETNLKAELAEVEAAVAAAREPISERYQREFDRIAERQFPVCVAIEGGNCSGCHLKVSGEIDSVARKGEELAKCDQCGRIVWFQSA; this is translated from the coding sequence ATGCGACACCCGGCCATCGAACCCATCCTCGTCCTTCAAGATCGCGAACAGGCCCGTAGGGGGCTCGTTCACCAAATCGAAGCCATCCCGGGCGACGTGGGGCGGGTGCAGGCGAAGATCGATGCGGAAAAGGCGGCGATCGAAACGGCAAAGACGGAGTGGCGCGAACTCGAGACCAAGAAGAAGTTATTGGAGACCGAGATCGGCACGGCGGAGGACAAGCTGGCCAAATACAAGACCCAGCAGTCGTTGGTGAAGAAGAACGACGAGTATCAGGCGCTGGGCCAGGAAATCGAATCGATGGAAGGGAAGATCGGCGAACTCGAGGGGCAGGAGCTCGAGATCATGTATGCGATCGATGCGGCCAAGGAGCGTTTCAACGCGGCCGAAACGTCGTTGAAGGAGAACATTTCCGGGCACGAAGAGAAGATCGCCGTGCTGCGCGAGCGGGAGACCAACTTGAAGGCCGAGCTGGCCGAAGTGGAGGCGGCGGTGGCGGCGGCGCGGGAACCGATTTCGGAGCGTTACCAACGGGAGTTTGATCGCATCGCGGAGCGGCAGTTTCCGGTGTGTGTGGCGATCGAGGGGGGCAATTGCTCGGGCTGCCACCTGAAGGTTTCCGGCGAGATCGACTCCGTGGCGCGCAAGGGCGAGGAGCTCGCCAAGTGCGATCAGTGCGGGCGCATCGTGTGGTTCCAGTCGGCCTGA
- a CDS encoding DUF7305 domain-containing protein, which produces MRNAPTTAPNRGGALITALVFVAVIGISLASYLTVSQTAVHTAHRALYLTATVDLAETGLEHGMWSINAQEDGNPNAWTGWTINGSNATRTLSGFDYGAGVTGTVKVLVENYAASAPAVCARARITLANGATLEKWLRVTTASRGLFAFGLLARDTIVMSGGAWVDSWQSDPDNDPATPPVGWSPGVARDNGSLASASTALPSISIGSADLYGTTAVGSSLMAGLAMSWGGQVGPRGMPIAGPYNLAPGALTTNFTANFETVTVPSGATPRSPYVLPRSVAGPPYYLAAETIGSPGATTYLQLDSMSVAGAATLTIEGDVTLYLPPSGITTLNVAGSGRIRLAPDASLTIYTPGNITVSGAGITNPSAPANLQIWSNRNGSLGQTIRLAGSGALNAAIYAPDADLILPGHTDFAGAAVVNSATLSGSGSYHFDESLKNFGSGGSVAIDNYSELNTAASRSPYIARLSL; this is translated from the coding sequence ATGCGAAACGCGCCCACCACCGCCCCCAACCGCGGGGGCGCCCTTATCACCGCGCTCGTGTTTGTCGCCGTTATCGGGATATCCCTCGCCAGCTACCTCACCGTCAGCCAAACCGCCGTCCACACCGCGCACCGCGCCCTCTATCTCACCGCCACGGTCGACCTCGCCGAAACCGGCCTCGAGCACGGCATGTGGTCCATCAACGCGCAGGAAGACGGCAACCCCAACGCTTGGACTGGCTGGACCATCAACGGCTCCAACGCCACCCGCACCCTCAGCGGTTTCGACTACGGAGCCGGCGTCACCGGCACCGTCAAAGTGTTGGTGGAAAACTACGCTGCGAGCGCTCCCGCCGTGTGCGCCCGTGCCCGCATCACCCTCGCCAACGGCGCCACCCTCGAGAAATGGCTCCGCGTCACCACCGCCTCCCGCGGCCTCTTCGCCTTCGGCCTGCTCGCCCGCGATACCATCGTCATGTCCGGCGGCGCTTGGGTCGATAGCTGGCAATCCGACCCCGACAACGATCCGGCCACGCCCCCCGTCGGCTGGAGTCCCGGCGTCGCCCGTGACAACGGCAGCCTCGCCAGCGCCTCCACCGCCCTGCCCTCCATCTCCATCGGCAGCGCCGACCTCTATGGCACCACCGCCGTCGGCAGCTCTCTCATGGCAGGCCTGGCCATGAGCTGGGGTGGTCAGGTCGGCCCCCGCGGCATGCCGATCGCCGGCCCCTACAACCTCGCCCCGGGCGCGCTCACCACCAACTTCACTGCCAACTTCGAAACCGTCACCGTGCCTTCCGGCGCCACCCCGCGCTCCCCCTACGTCCTGCCCCGCAGCGTTGCCGGCCCACCCTACTACCTCGCCGCCGAAACCATCGGCAGCCCCGGCGCCACCACCTACCTCCAACTCGATTCCATGTCGGTCGCCGGCGCTGCCACCCTCACCATCGAGGGCGACGTCACCCTCTACCTGCCCCCCTCCGGCATCACCACCCTCAACGTCGCCGGCAGCGGCCGCATCCGACTCGCCCCCGACGCGTCGCTCACCATCTACACCCCGGGCAACATCACCGTATCCGGTGCCGGCATCACCAACCCCTCCGCGCCCGCCAATCTGCAAATCTGGAGCAACCGCAACGGCAGCCTAGGACAAACCATCCGCCTCGCCGGCAGCGGCGCCCTCAACGCCGCCATATACGCCCCCGACGCCGACTTGATTCTGCCCGGCCACACCGACTTTGCCGGCGCCGCCGTCGTCAACTCCGCCACCCTTTCCGGCAGCGGCTCCTATCATTTCGACGAGTCGCTCAAAAACTTCGGCTCCGGTGGTTCCGTCGCCATCGACAACTACAGCGAACTCAACACCGCCGCCAGCCGCAGCCCCTACATCGCCCGGCTGAGCCTCTGA
- a CDS encoding type IV pilus modification PilV family protein: protein MALTNSAASTLGGRPKTRPQGNTAFTLVEVMVAASVLTLALASAIIVLQAGFRNLDTARTATAAGQAMQSEMERIRLLNWSQLNALPASAEINIPATYTSNSIEADRLTITRTVQDVPGFGSPTQMKAIVLIATWTSIDGQPHRRAFQLHYSRNGLFDYYYNAAQS, encoded by the coding sequence ATGGCTCTAACTAACTCGGCGGCAAGCACCCTCGGTGGGCGACCCAAGACGCGCCCGCAGGGAAACACCGCCTTCACGCTCGTGGAGGTCATGGTGGCCGCCAGCGTGCTGACTCTCGCCCTAGCCTCCGCCATCATCGTGCTCCAAGCCGGCTTTCGTAACCTCGATACCGCCCGCACCGCCACCGCCGCCGGGCAGGCCATGCAAAGCGAGATGGAGCGCATCCGTTTGCTCAACTGGAGCCAACTCAACGCTCTGCCGGCCTCCGCCGAGATCAACATCCCCGCCACCTACACCAGTAATTCCATTGAGGCCGACCGCCTCACCATCACCCGCACCGTGCAGGATGTGCCCGGCTTCGGCAGCCCCACGCAGATGAAAGCCATCGTCCTGATCGCCACGTGGACCTCCATCGACGGACAACCCCACCGCCGCGCCTTCCAACTGCACTACAGCCGCAACGGCCTCTTCGATTACTACTACAATGCCGCCCAGAGCTGA
- a CDS encoding DUF7305 domain-containing protein yields the protein MSPAPAPSSPSAGPCSPERGGVLITALIFVALIGVSLVSYMTLTRTTADLSHRSVYRTAAHDLAETGLEHGLWAINQTNDGNAAAWAGWTVDGNLARRKFDRFDFANGVTGTAYVLVENYTSATPTVIARGLVTSGAGLSSEKWLRITTTARSVFAYGLLARQSIVMSGGAWMDSWISNPDNNDSTPAQAWSAGVALENTRLASVSSATPSISIGSADIYGTVSVGASTSAGLAMDWGGQVGPSSMPIAGSYNLAPGALSTNFTASFEDVEVPGGATVRSPYTLPRGLTVAPWYLNRETIGSPSATTILQMDQMTINNDGELTIAGDVILIFPPDHITTLTVTGAASIKLAHGASLTIYTPGNINISGAGVINNGYPKDFQIWSPRTTTGQSITLEGSGALYGVIYAPYADLSLPGDTDFGGSAIVNSANLSGSGAYHFDESLLNYSEGGSMRISNYQEISSAADRAPYLPYMSN from the coding sequence ATGTCGCCCGCGCCAGCGCCGTCCTCCCCATCGGCTGGCCCGTGCTCTCCCGAGCGCGGTGGGGTCCTCATCACCGCCCTCATCTTCGTCGCGCTCATCGGCGTCTCGCTCGTGAGCTACATGACGCTCACCCGCACCACCGCCGACCTCTCCCACCGCTCCGTCTATCGCACCGCCGCCCACGACTTGGCGGAAACCGGACTTGAGCACGGCCTCTGGGCCATCAACCAGACCAACGACGGCAACGCCGCCGCCTGGGCCGGCTGGACCGTCGACGGCAATCTGGCTCGCCGCAAATTCGATCGCTTCGATTTTGCCAACGGTGTAACCGGCACCGCCTACGTCCTGGTCGAAAACTACACCAGCGCCACCCCCACCGTGATTGCCCGCGGCCTCGTCACCTCCGGTGCCGGCCTGAGCTCCGAAAAATGGCTCCGCATCACCACCACCGCCCGCAGCGTCTTTGCCTACGGCCTGCTCGCCCGCCAGAGCATCGTCATGTCCGGCGGCGCTTGGATGGACAGCTGGATCTCCAATCCCGATAACAACGACTCCACGCCCGCCCAAGCTTGGTCCGCCGGCGTTGCCCTGGAAAACACCCGCCTCGCCAGTGTCTCCAGTGCCACCCCGTCGATCAGCATCGGGAGCGCCGATATCTACGGCACCGTCTCCGTCGGGGCCTCGACCTCCGCCGGTCTCGCCATGGACTGGGGCGGCCAGGTCGGCCCGTCTTCCATGCCCATCGCGGGGTCCTACAACCTCGCCCCGGGGGCTCTCAGCACCAATTTCACCGCCAGTTTCGAAGATGTCGAGGTGCCGGGCGGAGCCACCGTCCGCTCCCCCTACACACTCCCGCGCGGCCTCACCGTTGCTCCCTGGTATCTCAATCGCGAAACCATCGGCTCCCCCTCCGCGACCACCATTTTGCAAATGGATCAGATGACGATCAACAACGACGGCGAACTCACCATCGCCGGCGATGTCATCCTCATTTTCCCCCCCGATCATATCACCACCCTCACCGTCACCGGCGCCGCCAGTATCAAACTCGCTCACGGCGCCAGTCTCACGATCTACACCCCGGGCAACATCAACATCTCGGGTGCCGGCGTGATCAACAACGGCTACCCCAAAGATTTTCAGATCTGGAGTCCCCGCACCACGACGGGCCAATCCATCACCCTCGAAGGTAGCGGTGCCCTCTACGGCGTGATCTACGCCCCCTACGCCGACCTTTCGCTCCCCGGCGACACCGACTTCGGCGGCTCCGCCATCGTCAACAGCGCCAACCTCTCCGGCTCCGGAGCCTACCACTTCGACGAATCGCTGCTCAACTACAGCGAAGGCGGCTCCATGCGCATCTCCAACTATCAGGAAATAAGCTCCGCCGCCGATCGAGCCCCCTACCTCCCCTACATGTCCAACTGA
- a CDS encoding PilW family protein gives MLKPKRPLSSSASVAGFTLVELMVSSAASVFVLAGIISTFLFLSRSGVGLGQYNEMETQARATYQVFGEDCRTATDASWSDATTLVLTVDGDAIVYEFDASGGSFIRTANGNSQVIADEISAFSFKAFDINTNALDVASAPSTAGGPAKMIQVDLDLSRQEVTTVRSTQRLISARFVLRNKKVS, from the coding sequence ATGCTCAAACCTAAGCGCCCCCTCTCTTCCTCCGCCTCCGTCGCCGGTTTTACCTTGGTTGAACTCATGGTCAGTTCGGCCGCATCCGTCTTCGTGTTGGCCGGTATCATCAGCACCTTCCTCTTCCTCAGCCGTTCCGGCGTGGGTCTCGGTCAGTATAACGAAATGGAGACTCAAGCCCGTGCCACCTATCAGGTATTTGGCGAAGACTGCCGCACCGCCACCGACGCCAGTTGGTCCGACGCCACCACCCTCGTCCTCACCGTCGATGGCGACGCGATCGTCTATGAGTTTGATGCCAGTGGCGGCTCCTTCATCCGCACCGCCAACGGCAATTCCCAAGTCATCGCCGACGAAATCTCCGCCTTCTCCTTCAAGGCCTTCGATATCAATACCAACGCCCTCGACGTTGCCTCCGCCCCCAGCACCGCCGGCGGCCCGGCCAAGATGATCCAAGTGGATCTCGACCTCTCCCGTCAGGAAGTGACGACCGTGCGCTCCACCCAGCGCCTGATCTCCGCCCGCTTCGTGCTGCGCAACAAGAAGGTTAGCTAG
- a CDS encoding type IV pilus modification PilV family protein: MLFRPRSQAPGDPKATRRGGFTLLEVLMAASVLSMALSSAIIVIQNGFRNLDTARLGTTASQMIQSEMERIRLLNWESVEALPASEEIDPASFFTTSTIETDRITVIRSVSDVPSFGGEMKEIIVTATWTTINGHPATRLFRMRYARNGLFDYYYNHAQT; this comes from the coding sequence ATGCTTTTTCGCCCCCGAAGTCAGGCCCCTGGCGACCCCAAAGCCACACGTCGGGGCGGCTTTACTCTGCTTGAGGTGTTGATGGCCGCCTCCGTGCTCAGCATGGCCCTGTCATCCGCCATCATCGTTATACAAAACGGGTTCCGTAATCTCGACACCGCGCGTCTGGGCACCACCGCGTCCCAGATGATTCAAAGTGAAATGGAACGCATCCGCCTCCTCAACTGGGAGAGCGTCGAAGCCCTGCCCGCCTCGGAGGAAATCGACCCTGCCTCATTTTTCACCACCAGCACCATCGAAACCGACCGCATCACCGTCATCCGCTCCGTCAGCGACGTGCCCAGCTTCGGCGGCGAGATGAAAGAGATCATCGTGACCGCCACGTGGACGACGATCAACGGCCACCCCGCCACCCGACTGTTCCGCATGCGCTACGCCCGCAACGGCCTCTTCGACTACTACTACAACCATGCTCAAACCTAA
- a CDS encoding DUF7305 domain-containing protein produces MTPFRVPSRRRGSLLVVAMLLLAAIGVSLASYLNIGQTNLRISNRAFYANAAINLAETGLEQAMWSINKAVDGAPNAWNGWSADANNAWRNFTGFDFDANSTGNVRVYVRNHTLGIAPVIVARATITPAQGDPIEKWIRVSLTKRSLFANGLVAKDTLTFSGGNASVDSYDSRLGVYNASLGAGANNRFPRGSAGSGSVAVNSFTLSNSDIFGYVSIGTADYSGLDVGPNGVVSGNFAAAAGTIDYSRVTTDFTTNFEDAAAPTTAGYSIGSINSAFTLPRALDLPAADGKFYYDVTSISLSGPSSRILSIAPGRDVVIRITSASGTGVSVGGNASIQVLGSATLELYAASNISIAGRGIANANDPAAFQFWSTRAAGAPGSQSVDISGNGQLSAVVYAPNADVSMNGGGVSGSVYGAVVSNTITINGGSEFHYDEALSDMTSGNPFGIANWTELTTSSARSLYSGILSF; encoded by the coding sequence ATGACCCCCTTTCGCGTCCCATCTCGTCGCCGCGGCTCCCTCCTGGTCGTCGCCATGCTGCTACTCGCGGCCATCGGCGTATCTCTGGCCAGCTATCTGAACATCGGCCAGACAAACCTGCGCATCTCCAACCGCGCCTTCTACGCCAACGCCGCCATCAACCTCGCCGAAACCGGACTCGAGCAGGCCATGTGGTCCATCAACAAAGCCGTGGACGGTGCCCCCAACGCCTGGAACGGCTGGAGCGCCGACGCCAACAACGCCTGGCGCAACTTCACCGGCTTCGACTTCGACGCCAACTCCACCGGCAACGTGCGGGTCTACGTGCGCAACCACACCCTCGGCATCGCGCCCGTCATCGTCGCCCGCGCCACCATCACCCCCGCGCAGGGCGACCCGATCGAAAAGTGGATTCGCGTGAGCCTCACCAAACGCTCCCTCTTCGCCAACGGCCTCGTCGCCAAAGACACCCTCACCTTCAGCGGCGGCAACGCCAGCGTCGATTCCTACGACTCCCGTCTCGGCGTCTACAATGCCTCCCTCGGCGCCGGCGCCAACAACCGCTTTCCCCGCGGCTCCGCCGGCAGTGGCTCCGTGGCCGTCAACAGCTTCACCCTCAGCAACTCCGACATCTTTGGCTACGTCTCCATCGGCACCGCCGATTACTCCGGCCTCGACGTCGGCCCCAACGGCGTCGTTTCCGGCAACTTCGCCGCCGCCGCCGGCACCATCGACTACAGCCGTGTCACCACCGATTTCACCACCAACTTTGAAGACGCCGCCGCTCCCACCACCGCCGGCTACAGCATCGGTTCCATCAACAGCGCCTTCACCCTGCCCCGCGCCCTCGATCTTCCGGCCGCCGACGGCAAGTTCTACTACGACGTCACGTCTATCTCCCTCAGCGGCCCGTCTTCCCGCATCCTTTCCATCGCTCCCGGTCGCGACGTCGTCATCCGCATCACCAGCGCTTCCGGCACCGGTGTGAGCGTGGGCGGCAACGCCTCCATCCAGGTCCTCGGCAGCGCCACCCTGGAACTGTATGCCGCCAGCAACATTTCCATCGCCGGTCGCGGCATCGCCAACGCCAACGACCCCGCCGCCTTCCAGTTTTGGAGCACCCGCGCCGCCGGCGCGCCCGGCTCCCAGTCCGTCGACATCTCCGGCAACGGCCAACTCAGCGCCGTCGTCTACGCCCCCAACGCCGACGTCAGCATGAACGGCGGCGGCGTCAGCGGCAGCGTCTATGGCGCGGTGGTATCCAACACCATCACCATCAACGGTGGCAGCGAGTTTCACTACGACGAAGCCCTGTCCGATATGACCAGCGGCAACCCCTTTGGCATCGCCAATTGGACGGAGCTCACGACGTCCTCCGCCCGTAGCTTATACAGCGGTATCTTGAGTTTCTAG
- a CDS encoding PilW family protein: MTTTTPSRVPKPRHPRHHRSGLTLVEVMVGASLASFVLAGVVSTFLFLGRSGANISNYSEMETEARGGLELFAQDTRQASDLYWNSASSVRLSVGGSSITYAYNSGDQTFTRTTGSGSTVLVSGVSEFSFTGYMITGTSVALNDLSTAAKRDAASDVTKQLQVYLKASRSSVTVTTATNTVLSARYILRNKRVTT; this comes from the coding sequence ATGACTACTACTACACCCTCGCGCGTTCCTAAGCCCCGCCACCCGCGGCACCATCGCAGCGGCCTGACCTTGGTGGAAGTGATGGTCGGGGCCAGCCTCGCCAGCTTTGTGCTGGCCGGCGTCGTTTCGACCTTCCTCTTCCTCGGCCGCAGCGGGGCCAATATCAGCAACTACTCCGAGATGGAGACCGAGGCTCGCGGTGGGCTGGAGCTCTTCGCCCAGGACACCCGCCAAGCCTCCGACCTGTATTGGAACAGTGCCTCCAGCGTGCGACTTTCCGTCGGCGGGTCGTCCATCACGTATGCCTACAACTCCGGCGACCAAACCTTCACCCGCACCACCGGCAGCGGCTCCACCGTGCTCGTGAGTGGCGTCAGCGAATTTTCCTTCACCGGCTACATGATCACGGGAACCTCCGTCGCCCTCAACGACCTCTCCACCGCCGCCAAGCGCGACGCGGCCAGCGACGTGACCAAACAGCTGCAGGTCTATCTCAAGGCCTCCCGCTCCTCCGTGACGGTCACCACCGCCACCAACACCGTGCTCTCCGCCCGCTACATCCTGCGCAACAAACGCGTCACCACATGA
- a CDS encoding type IV pilus modification PilV family protein has protein sequence MHSSPLPPKRPARPPRRRRGFTILEVTIATFVMAFGISTSTYTVMSGFKTLDVARNITLSSQILQSEMERLRLMDWGDIAALSGTNEVDLNAVFTTDAHLAAQFTLTRTVSDVAGKVGEMKEILLVVSWTTVDGRPLTRQFKTFYAKDGLYDYYYTLARS, from the coding sequence ATGCACTCGTCCCCGCTCCCACCGAAACGCCCCGCGCGCCCCCCTCGCCGCCGCCGGGGCTTCACTATTCTGGAGGTGACCATCGCGACCTTCGTGATGGCCTTTGGTATCTCGACCTCGACCTACACCGTGATGAGCGGCTTCAAGACCCTCGATGTTGCGCGCAACATCACCCTCTCGTCCCAAATCCTCCAAAGCGAAATGGAGCGACTGCGCCTCATGGACTGGGGAGACATCGCCGCCCTGTCCGGCACCAACGAGGTCGACCTCAACGCCGTCTTCACGACCGACGCCCATCTGGCCGCCCAATTCACCCTCACCCGCACCGTCAGTGACGTCGCCGGCAAAGTCGGCGAGATGAAGGAAATCCTGCTCGTCGTATCCTGGACGACCGTAGACGGCCGCCCCCTGACCCGCCAATTTAAGACCTTTTACGCCAAGGACGGTCTCTATGACTACTACTACACCCTCGCGCGTTCCTAA
- a CDS encoding response regulator codes for MTAQDTIRVLIVDDSTLVREGIRSVLHDHGAESGIQVCGEAATVAEAISSAIEHRPDVVLLDIRLPDGSGFTACREILKNLPDTRILVLTSFTSDGFVYEAITSGAQGYLMKEIDPLGLVKAISDIMEGKSILSPDITAGVMRMMRGGKGEAGDLSILSPQERRVLALVAEGKTNKQIGDEMGLSDNTVKNYLCSVFDKLQVRRRSQAAALYVQSQSQHS; via the coding sequence ATGACTGCCCAAGACACCATCCGCGTTCTCATTGTCGATGATAGCACCCTGGTTCGCGAAGGTATCCGCTCCGTGCTGCATGACCACGGCGCCGAAAGCGGCATCCAAGTCTGTGGCGAAGCCGCTACGGTGGCCGAAGCGATCTCCTCAGCCATTGAACACCGTCCCGACGTGGTCCTGCTGGACATTCGCCTGCCCGACGGCTCCGGCTTCACCGCTTGCCGGGAGATCCTCAAAAACCTTCCCGACACCCGCATCCTCGTCCTCACCTCGTTCACCAGCGACGGCTTCGTCTACGAAGCGATCACCAGCGGTGCCCAGGGTTACCTCATGAAGGAGATCGACCCCTTGGGATTGGTGAAGGCGATCAGCGACATCATGGAAGGCAAGTCGATCCTCTCCCCCGACATCACGGCCGGCGTCATGCGCATGATGCGCGGCGGCAAGGGCGAAGCCGGCGACCTCAGTATTCTTTCCCCCCAGGAACGGCGCGTGCTCGCGTTGGTCGCCGAAGGTAAGACCAACAAGCAGATCGGCGACGAGATGGGACTCTCGGACAACACGGTGAAAAACTACCTGTGCAGCGTCTTCGACAAACTGCAGGTGCGCCGCCGCTCCCAAGCCGCGGCCCTCTACGTCCAATCGCAGTCGCAACACTCCTGA
- a CDS encoding CHASE4 domain-containing protein — MTLRLRLLSLLAVLMVGFALALGLLHWAEQGEQAALRANLQAEQTEDVTRFLELASAPLRQFVDDYSWWDDMVEFVGNPDPEWAQINLAQMVDFFDVDVMWVLALDGSPIHRESREAFSTLAFPVAPADTTRLLARDRHASFFAETPSGIVELRAAPIQPSETTDRSDPAHGWFVAGRIWHPARVDQLAELLHADVALVPTLQDLPLSTTEQPIRIVRPMEDYRGRKLADLVIDRNSTALAIRDAADQSELGIFIGFGGLTFVLLSLALRRWVLKPLSRLEAGLGADDPSPLGPLIHQPGEFGRLARLVDGSFAQKRRLAEEVSRRHEVAEALQLSETTLRQTIEERVRLGRDLHDSVIQTLYASGMAIATARRQLPDDPAGVERRLEVVQERLNETIRELRLFITGLEPEATQVRTFHESVQHLVDFTCGTADLATETDIDETCAEKLTPFQRAQLLHVIREALSNIVRHAHASLVEIQLHPGLDKVIVCIADDGRGLPATEPAGHGRGMTNIRDRVLALGGELKVETVLPKGARIVVEIPLKPAKT, encoded by the coding sequence ATGACCCTCCGCCTTCGCCTCTTATCCCTGCTCGCCGTGCTCATGGTTGGTTTTGCCCTGGCATTGGGACTTTTGCATTGGGCCGAACAGGGTGAACAAGCCGCTTTGCGCGCCAATCTGCAAGCGGAGCAGACCGAGGATGTGACCCGTTTCCTCGAGTTGGCCTCTGCTCCGCTACGCCAGTTTGTCGACGACTACAGTTGGTGGGACGACATGGTGGAGTTCGTGGGAAATCCCGACCCGGAGTGGGCTCAGATCAATCTGGCGCAAATGGTCGATTTCTTCGACGTCGACGTCATGTGGGTGCTCGCACTGGACGGCAGCCCGATCCACCGCGAGAGCCGCGAGGCGTTTTCAACTTTGGCGTTTCCAGTCGCTCCTGCCGACACCACCCGCCTACTGGCCCGTGACCGCCATGCCTCCTTTTTCGCCGAGACGCCATCCGGTATCGTCGAATTGCGCGCGGCCCCCATCCAACCCTCCGAAACCACCGATCGCAGCGATCCCGCCCACGGCTGGTTTGTGGCCGGTCGCATTTGGCACCCGGCCCGCGTCGATCAACTCGCTGAGCTTCTGCACGCAGATGTTGCCCTCGTCCCCACCCTGCAGGACCTGCCTCTCTCTACCACAGAGCAACCCATCCGCATCGTGCGCCCGATGGAAGACTATCGCGGGCGTAAATTGGCCGACCTCGTGATCGACCGTAACTCCACGGCACTCGCGATCCGGGATGCCGCCGACCAAAGCGAACTCGGAATCTTCATCGGATTTGGTGGGTTAACCTTCGTGCTGCTCAGCCTGGCCTTGCGCCGCTGGGTGCTCAAGCCGCTGAGCCGCCTCGAAGCCGGATTGGGTGCAGACGACCCCAGCCCCCTCGGCCCCTTGATCCATCAACCGGGAGAATTCGGTCGCCTCGCGCGTCTGGTCGACGGTTCCTTTGCACAAAAACGGCGCCTCGCCGAGGAGGTCTCTCGACGCCACGAAGTCGCCGAAGCCCTCCAACTCAGCGAAACCACCCTGCGCCAGACCATCGAAGAGCGGGTGCGCTTGGGCCGCGACTTGCACGATAGCGTGATTCAGACGCTCTACGCGTCCGGCATGGCCATCGCCACCGCCCGGCGCCAACTCCCTGATGATCCTGCTGGAGTCGAACGTCGCCTCGAGGTCGTGCAGGAACGCCTCAACGAAACCATCCGCGAACTGCGGCTCTTTATCACCGGCTTGGAGCCCGAAGCCACCCAGGTGCGCACCTTCCACGAATCCGTGCAGCATCTGGTCGACTTCACCTGCGGCACGGCCGATCTCGCGACCGAAACCGATATCGATGAGACGTGTGCTGAAAAACTCACTCCCTTTCAACGCGCCCAACTCCTGCACGTCATTCGCGAAGCGCTGAGCAACATCGTCCGCCACGCCCATGCCTCGCTCGTCGAGATCCAACTCCACCCGGGACTCGATAAAGTCATCGTCTGCATCGCCGATGATGGCCGGGGCCTGCCCGCCACCGAACCCGCTGGTCACGGTCGTGGCATGACCAACATTCGCGATCGGGTGCTTGCCCTCGGCGGTGAGCTAAAGGTCGAAACCGTCCTCCCAAAAGGGGCTCGCATCGTCGTGGAGATTCCCCTTAAACCTGCCAAAACATAA
- the rpsT gene encoding 30S ribosomal protein S20, whose amino-acid sequence MANTKSALKAARQTERNTARNKTVKTRLKTLRKKFMTAVAAGDKDVVASAGAQYASAMDRATKSGVVHRNAAARAKSHVSKALAS is encoded by the coding sequence ATGGCCAACACCAAATCAGCCCTCAAAGCTGCTCGCCAGACCGAGCGCAACACCGCCCGCAACAAGACGGTGAAGACCCGCTTGAAGACGCTTCGCAAGAAGTTCATGACCGCCGTTGCCGCGGGCGACAAAGACGTCGTGGCCTCGGCCGGTGCGCAATACGCGTCGGCCATGGATCGTGCGACCAAGTCGGGCGTCGTCCATCGCAACGCCGCGGCCCGTGCCAAGTCGCACGTGTCGAAGGCGCTCGCCAGCTAA